The DNA sequence TGATCCTGCATGATATCTTTGGTTTCCAAAAACAGGTTGATAATATCGGTGCTCAACCGCATTTCACCGCGTCTGGCACCATCCAGCAGGTTTTCCAATATATGAGTGGTTTCCTGCAATATCGTAAAGCCGAATGTCCCCGCCCCCCCTTTAATCGAATGAGCAGCGCGGAATATGGCATTCATCTGTTCCGTATCGGGTGCCAACGGATCAAGTTGCAATAAATGCTGCTCCATGTCCGCCAACAATTCATCTGCTTCATCAAAGAACGTTTGATAGAAAGCACTCATGTCCATGCTCACGTGGGTCACCTCTGCTGTGAATCGCGGCTTGTTGAAGAAGGTGTCGCCTGACTATCAGGTGCGGCTGGCAATGCTGTCGTAGGCTGTTTCCGGCCTGTCGTCGATGTGCCATTTGACGATGAGCCGTTTACCCCATTCGCCCCTGATGTCGGCGCCGCCGGTGCGGGTGCCTGAGCAGGAGCCACAGTCGAGCCAGATACAGGCGTCCCATTATTTTCGGGTGTAGGCACTGCCGTACTGCTTCCACTCTCAACCGGAGCGGCTGCAGGTTTGGTTTTCTCCATACCCATATTTTGTAAATTTTCTATTTTATCAATGTTTACTGCGCTGCTTTCAGCATTTTCACGTTCAATATTTTCCTGAGCCTGTTTGTTCAGAACGACTAAACTAATGCGCCGGTTAATGGCATCGCTGCCCCCTTTAGCCTGCTTCAGATTCATCGTGTCAGCCATACCTACAACGCGCAGTACCTTGCCATCAGCTAACCCACCAGCAATCAACTCGCGGCGGGAAGAATTAGCACGGTCAGCAGATAACTCCCAGTTACTATAACCGCGCTCTCCCATTGCATACTTCGCATCATCAGTATGGCCCGATAAACTGATTTTATTAGGAATATCATTCAAAATTGGCGCGATAGCTCTCAAAATATCACTCATATAAGGTTCAACTTGAGCGCTACCGGTCTTAAACATAGGTCGATTGTTACTATCAATAATTTGAATACGTAACCCTTCATCAACCATTTCGATCAGCAAATGTGGGCGCAGCGCTTTGAGACGAGGGTCAGCTTCAATCAGTTGATCAAGACGTTCGCGTAATTTATTGAGCTTAATTTCTTCGAGGCGTCCATCCATGGTATCGATCTGACGTTTCACATCGCCCTCTTGCTGTGTTGGATCTGAACCGCCGCCTGGTATTGGATTAGATGCATCACTCATT is a window from the Dickeya lacustris genome containing:
- the motB gene encoding flagellar motor protein MotB produces the protein MKHQHPIIRKKRKSGHAAHHGGSWKIAYADFMTAMMALFLVMWLIAISSPSQLAQIAEYFRTPLKIAITSGPKMSDASNPIPGGGSDPTQQEGDVKRQIDTMDGRLEEIKLNKLRERLDQLIEADPRLKALRPHLLIEMVDEGLRIQIIDSNNRPMFKTGSAQVEPYMSDILRAIAPILNDIPNKISLSGHTDDAKYAMGERGYSNWELSADRANSSRRELIAGGLADGKVLRVVGMADTMNLKQAKGGSDAINRRISLVVLNKQAQENIERENAESSAVNIDKIENLQNMGMEKTKPAAAPVESGSSTAVPTPENNGTPVSGSTVAPAQAPAPAAPTSGANGVNGSSSNGTSTTGRKQPTTALPAAPDSQATPSSTSRDSQQR